The proteins below come from a single Mesobacillus jeotgali genomic window:
- the fliJ gene encoding flagellar export protein FliJ: MKYQFKFDKILSLKTREVDEAQVVYQESVKKFEEAADRLYHLLKKKEDIECFQSDRLLDGLPVQEIRHHQQFIGNLEKSIAHYQKVVMNARNIMNYQQVKLMEKNQEVKKYEKIKEKDHLQFLAAEKYAESRMMDEVSIQQYMNREIR; this comes from the coding sequence ATGAAATATCAATTCAAGTTTGATAAGATCCTTTCACTCAAGACGAGAGAAGTAGACGAAGCTCAAGTCGTTTACCAGGAATCAGTCAAAAAATTCGAAGAGGCTGCTGACCGGCTCTATCATCTGCTGAAGAAAAAAGAGGACATTGAGTGTTTCCAATCAGACCGGCTGCTGGATGGTTTACCTGTCCAGGAAATACGACACCATCAACAATTTATCGGAAATCTGGAAAAATCGATTGCTCACTATCAAAAAGTCGTGATGAACGCTAGAAATATCATGAACTATCAACAAGTTAAGCTAATGGAAAAAAATCAAGAAGTAAAAAAGTACGAAAAAATCAAAGAGAAAGACCATCTTCAATTTCTTGCAGCTGAAAAATATGCAGAGAGCAGGATGATGGACGAAGTCTCGATTCAGCAATATATGAACCGGGAAATTAGGTGA